The following proteins are encoded in a genomic region of Triticum dicoccoides isolate Atlit2015 ecotype Zavitan chromosome 1B, WEW_v2.0, whole genome shotgun sequence:
- the LOC119346961 gene encoding microtubule-binding protein TANGLED1-like, with protein MVARSPNAKPDRQTAAAVAALNPALVRETLKKMDRCMARLQELQYTVAGGAKVVSGVSLSPRSTRGYLRTSIRCKQETVRMRGTPAQSRSPKGKFGGGEGAAQWRRMSLPAMLLGETVLEIVQASQFARDIVAVADPPKTPMPVARTRKATAEQTPLRARRAKEKQSQRGTAGAEVGTPPSRARVRSRIQFKPTSPLGRPSLSAANRVSPKNRPWGKKTVMFPNPTFVAPASSAAYASPSATKKQKRSNKTRSPVKAAQTPHKFLVKTPPSALGSKLKSHSKLLPNSRPVAVSPPGKAQAASGKTRRCSFSPSRLATRLVSPIKARLSFISPMKSRTSSLRCRDGGVGVGGSMMSGLKQRPVVNLTARTVRISS; from the exons ATGGTCGCCAGGAGCCCCAACGCCAAGCCGGACCGCCAGACGGCGGCCGCCGTCGCCGCGCTCAACCCCGCCCTCGTCAGGGAGACCCTCAAGAAG ATGGACAGGTGCATGGCCCGGCTCCAGGAGCTGCAGTACACGGTGGCCGGCGGCGCCAAGGTCGTCTCCGGGGTCAGCCTCAGCCCGCGCAGCACCCGCGGCTACCTCCGCACCAGCATCCGCTGCAAGCAGGAGACCGTCAG GATGAGGGGGACGCCGGCGCAGAGCAGATCCCCCAAGGGCAAgttcggcggcggcgagggcgcggcACAGTGGCGCCGGATGTCGCTGCCGGCGATGCTCCTCGGCGAGACGGTGCTGGAGATCGTCCAGGCCAGCCAGTTCGCCCGGGACATCGTGGCGGTCGCCGATCCTCCCAAGACCCCGATGCCCGTCGCCAGGAccaggaaggccaccgcggagCAGACGCCGCTCCGAGCCCGCCGCGCCAAGGAGAAGCAGAGCCAGCGCGGCACGGCTGGGGCCGAGGTCGGCACGCCGCCGTCGCGCGCGCGCGTCCGGTCCCGGATACAGTTCAAGCCCACCTCGCCTCTCGGCCGCCCGTCACTGTCGGCGGCCAACAGGGTGTCCCCCAAGAACCGGCCGTGGGGCAAGAAGACGGTGATGTTCCCCAACCCCACATTCGTCGCTCCCGCCTCCTCCGCCGCGTATGCCTCGCCGTCGGCCACAAAGAAACAGAAGCGGTCGAACAAGACTCGGTCCCCTGTCAAGGCCGCGCAGACGCCGCACAAGTTCCTGGTAAAGACGCCGCCGAGCGCCCTTGGGTCCAAGCTGAAAAGCCATAGCAAATTGCTGCCCAATTCAAGACCCGTCGCCGTGTCGCCGCCAGGGAAAGCACAGGCGGCGTCCGGAAAAACCCGGCGGTGCTCATTCTCGCCGTCCAGGTTGGCCACAAGGCTCGTTTCACCGATAAAGGCGAGGTTATCCTTCATCTCGCCAATGAAATCGAGGACTTCGTCGCTGAGGTGCCGcgacggcggcgtcggcgtcggcggcagCATGATGAGTGGGCTCAAGCAGCGACCCGTCGTCAACTTGACGGCGCGGACTGTCAGGATATCATCTTGA